CCGACGTCCTTGAAGTGGGCGTACCGTTTTCCGACCCGATGGCGGATGGTCCGATCATCCAGCGCGCGTCCGAACGCGCCCTCCGGTCGGGCGCGACGCTGGGAAAAGTGTTCGACATGCTCGCGCGCGAGCGCGCGGCCGTCGACGCGCCGATCGTGCTCTTCACCTACGCCAACCCGATCGAGCGGATGGGATACGAGGCGTTCGTGGCGCGGGCGGCCGATGCCGGTGTGGACGGCGTGCTCGTTCTCGATCTTCCGATCGACGAGGCCGCGCCGCTCGCCGAATCTCTCCGGGCCCGCGGGATAGCGCCGATCTTCCTGGTGAGCCCGACGACGCCGCCGGCGCGCGTGCGCCGCGCGGGGGAGCTGGGCGCGGGCTTCCTGTATGCGGTTTCCCGCCTCGGCGTGACCGGCGTGCACGCCGCGCTGTCCGACGAGGCGGGCGATGTCGTGAGCGCCATCCGCGGGTCGTCGTCGCTGCCGGTCGCGCTGGGCTTCGGCATCTCGAAGCCCGAGCACGTGCGCGCGGCGTGCGCCATCGCCGAGGCCGCCGTGGTCGGCAGCGGCCTCGTCAACGTCATCGCGGACGCGGGTGCTCGCGACGACCTGGTGCGCCGGGCGTGCGAGCACGTTCGATGGCTGAAGGGGCCGGCATGAACGGGGGAGCGGAGAGGCAGGATATCTTGCGGATCTTGCGGGAGCGGATCGATGTGCTCGACGAGCAGCTCGTCCGCCTGCTGAACGCGCGTGCCGCGTGCGCGGTCGAAGTCGGCCGCGCGAAGGAGGCGCTCGGGCTGCCGATCTACCAGCCGGAGCGCGAGCACGAGGTCCT
This Acidobacteriota bacterium DNA region includes the following protein-coding sequences:
- a CDS encoding tryptophan synthase subunit alpha; the protein is MTRIDAAFARLKRDHKPGLVAYITAGDPDLARTSELLRALPAAGADVLEVGVPFSDPMADGPIIQRASERALRSGATLGKVFDMLARERAAVDAPIVLFTYANPIERMGYEAFVARAADAGVDGVLVLDLPIDEAAPLAESLRARGIAPIFLVSPTTPPARVRRAGELGAGFLYAVSRLGVTGVHAALSDEAGDVVSAIRGSSSLPVALGFGISKPEHVRAACAIAEAAVVGSGLVNVIADAGARDDLVRRACEHVRWLKGPA
- the pheA gene encoding chorismate mutase; the encoded protein is MNGGAERQDILRILRERIDVLDEQLVRLLNARAACAVEVGRAKEALGLPIYQPEREHEVLEHVARANSGPLDEAAIRRLFERIIDEARRLERLAQRG